Proteins from one Deltaproteobacteria bacterium genomic window:
- a CDS encoding peptidylprolyl isomerase produces the protein MQDRQKTRVKAMIIALAFITVGWQASAADEKASPAKDSLPGQGENVAMVNGTPITQADFDRALGFAKQQFSKMGKTADDAQMKEGVLDQLIGSELLYQESKKEGIRIDEKTVNERLEQWKKRFPDDEGYKKALQQMNLSEAQMKTDIEKALATEKFVVDKFVNNISVPEKEIRDYYDTHPDMFRQAEQVRASHILIKVNPDAKESEKAEALKKIKDIQGKEKKGEDFAELAKANSECPSSSKGGDLGYFGRGQMVPPFEEAAFSMKPGEVSDIVETQFGHHLIKVTDKKPESTVPFDEIKERISQYLKQEKVQKEVMEFVAKLRKEAKVETFLKTEP, from the coding sequence ATGCAAGACAGACAGAAGACACGGGTGAAGGCGATGATCATCGCACTTGCCTTCATCACGGTAGGATGGCAGGCATCTGCAGCAGACGAAAAGGCTTCACCAGCCAAGGATTCATTACCCGGCCAGGGGGAAAATGTGGCGATGGTAAATGGGACCCCGATCACTCAAGCGGATTTTGACCGGGCATTAGGCTTCGCAAAGCAGCAGTTTTCCAAGATGGGGAAAACAGCCGATGATGCCCAAATGAAAGAGGGCGTGCTCGATCAACTCATCGGGAGTGAGCTCTTGTACCAGGAGAGCAAAAAAGAAGGCATCCGGATTGATGAAAAGACGGTTAATGAACGACTGGAGCAATGGAAAAAGCGATTCCCCGATGATGAGGGTTACAAAAAAGCATTGCAGCAGATGAATCTTTCTGAGGCCCAGATGAAGACCGACATTGAAAAGGCCCTGGCTACAGAGAAGTTTGTTGTGGATAAATTTGTGAATAACATATCGGTTCCCGAAAAAGAGATCAGGGACTATTATGACACTCATCCTGATATGTTCAGGCAGGCCGAACAGGTCCGGGCCAGTCATATCCTGATAAAAGTAAACCCGGACGCCAAGGAATCTGAAAAGGCCGAAGCCCTCAAGAAGATCAAGGATATCCAGGGGAAGGAAAAAAAGGGTGAGGATTTTGCCGAATTGGCAAAGGCCAATTCTGAGTGCCCGAGCAGTTCCAAAGGAGGCGATTTGGGATATTTCGGCAGGGGCCAAATGGTGCCCCCTTTTGAGGAGGCCGCATTTAGCATGAAACCCGGCGAAGTGAGCGATATCGTTGAGACACAGTTTGGACATCACCTGATCAAGGTTACCGATAAAAAACCTGAAAGTACTGTTCCGTTTGACGAAATAAAGGAACGGATTAGTCAATATCTGAAGCAGGAAAAGGTCCAGAAAGAGGTGATGGAATTCGTGGCCAAACTCAGAAAAGAAGCAAAGGTGGAGACCTTTTTGAAGACGGAACCCTGA
- a CDS encoding replication-associated recombination protein A, producing MSNPLDRPVRPLAERMRPKSLDEIVGQEHLLGPGAFLRRALQSGRIFSVIFWGPPGSGKTTLARLMGEAAQCASRSFSAVTSGLKELRGVIAEAEVERSKSNRPTILFVDEIHRFNKAQQDAFLPHVENGLIILIGATTQNPSFEVIPPLLSRARVMVLHPLDRDDLETLLRRAVSDRTRGLGTLDVRVAPEAMDYLVELAQGDARVALNNLESAAYAVMDTRPDGPVHLALKDLEKALDRKALPYDRDGEHHYDTISAFHKSLRGSDAQASVYWLYRMLMAGEDPLFICRRMIRFASEDVGLADPRALPMALSAFEAWQKIGPPEAELALAEAAVYLASAPKSNALYLTEKAVKEEIRQSGSLPVPLHIRNAPTRLMKKLGYSRGYRYPHNYPGAWISQDYLPENLRNRVFYRPTQRGFEQEIRRRMDSFRRAAHAETRSAAKTKE from the coding sequence ATGAGCAACCCACTCGATCGCCCGGTCAGGCCGTTGGCTGAAAGAATGCGGCCCAAGAGTCTGGATGAGATAGTGGGGCAGGAACACCTCCTGGGGCCAGGGGCTTTTTTAAGAAGGGCCCTGCAAAGCGGTCGCATATTTTCAGTCATCTTCTGGGGTCCTCCGGGTTCCGGTAAAACAACGCTTGCCAGGCTTATGGGAGAGGCCGCTCAATGTGCTTCCCGTTCATTTTCTGCGGTGACCTCCGGGTTGAAGGAGTTGAGGGGGGTTATTGCCGAGGCTGAAGTGGAAAGGAGTAAGTCCAACAGGCCCACCATCCTTTTTGTAGATGAGATTCACCGGTTCAACAAGGCCCAGCAGGATGCCTTTCTCCCCCATGTGGAAAATGGGCTCATCATCCTCATCGGCGCCACTACCCAAAACCCATCCTTTGAGGTGATTCCGCCGCTCCTCTCAAGGGCCAGGGTGATGGTCCTTCACCCGCTCGACAGAGACGATCTGGAGACCCTCCTGCGCCGGGCTGTTTCAGACCGGACCAGAGGTCTGGGAACTCTGGATGTCCGGGTCGCTCCCGAGGCCATGGACTACCTCGTTGAACTGGCCCAGGGGGATGCCCGCGTGGCCCTCAATAATCTGGAATCAGCCGCCTACGCTGTTATGGATACACGGCCTGACGGTCCCGTGCACCTGGCCTTGAAAGATCTTGAAAAAGCCTTGGATCGGAAGGCGCTCCCCTATGACAGGGACGGCGAGCACCATTACGATACTATTTCCGCCTTTCACAAGAGTCTTCGGGGGAGTGATGCCCAGGCCTCGGTCTACTGGCTCTACCGGATGCTCATGGCCGGAGAAGATCCGCTCTTCATCTGCCGGCGGATGATCCGATTTGCCTCTGAAGATGTGGGATTGGCCGATCCCCGCGCCCTGCCCATGGCCCTGTCCGCCTTCGAGGCTTGGCAGAAGATAGGTCCTCCCGAGGCGGAACTGGCCTTGGCCGAGGCTGCGGTCTATCTGGCCTCGGCGCCCAAGAGCAACGCCTTGTATCTGACCGAAAAGGCCGTCAAAGAGGAGATCCGGCAATCCGGGTCACTTCCGGTTCCCCTTCACATCCGGAACGCCCCGACCCGCCTCATGAAGAAGCTGGGCTACAGCCGGGGCTACCGCTATCCTCACAATTATCCGGGGGCATGGATCAGTCAGGACTACCTCCCTGAAAACCTGAGGAACCGGGTCTTCTACCGGCCAACTCAAAGGGGGTTTGAGCAGGAAATCAGAAGGCGGATGGACAGCTTTCGCAGGGCGGCGCATGCAGAGACCAGGAGCGCCGCAAAGACGAAGGAGTGA
- a CDS encoding hydantoinase/oxoprolinase family protein has protein sequence MILGLDVGGTQTDAVLIQEGRVVAAAKTPTTGDLLATLRIALENTLGHVDPGRLVRMAFSTTMATNAIVEDRLDDAGMIVSSGPGLNPEWFSVGPSYHVVDGCLDHQGFETKPLDRSAVMNAASSILNAGIPVLGVVSKFSVRNPWHELQAADWVGHSFSHVAMGHRISGALNFPRRIATTYLNAALYRLHKNFSDALIHILREKGLSGPRYLLKPDGGTIDLDMSIQRPAQTAQSGPAASVMGALALDGCEGVTLVLDVGGTTTDMSVVIDGTPLLKPLGIRLGPYQTLIRSLLTHSIGIGGDSEVRMAQDGKLKIGPVRRGEPAGFGGPAPTPTDAMITLGLLDAGKRDVSRLAMEKVGETAGWDGAATAERILQGMAEAIAASARAFVYDINAQPVYTIHEVLADQRVEPTSVLIIGGPAPQIAGYIGKALGLPCRFPRHYGVANAVGAAVARVTSEITLQADTQRGSVIISEAAVENDIDAGFTMDQAMSLGRAVLCRQAAINGADEKGLEISILERQAFTMIRGYMRTGRNIRLKMGITPGLIPEWKRGG, from the coding sequence ATGATATTGGGCCTTGATGTGGGGGGGACTCAGACCGATGCCGTATTAATCCAGGAAGGTCGGGTTGTCGCTGCCGCCAAAACCCCGACCACCGGAGATCTCTTGGCTACCCTGAGGATCGCCCTCGAAAACACCCTGGGCCATGTGGATCCGGGAAGACTGGTACGGATGGCCTTCTCGACCACCATGGCCACCAATGCCATTGTGGAAGACCGTCTGGATGATGCCGGGATGATCGTATCCTCGGGACCGGGATTGAATCCGGAATGGTTCTCCGTAGGGCCGTCGTACCATGTGGTGGATGGATGCCTGGACCATCAGGGGTTTGAGACCAAGCCTCTGGACCGGTCAGCGGTCATGAACGCCGCCTCATCCATCCTCAACGCCGGCATTCCGGTCCTTGGCGTAGTCAGCAAGTTCTCTGTTCGGAATCCATGGCATGAACTCCAGGCCGCAGACTGGGTGGGACACTCTTTTTCCCACGTGGCCATGGGACACCGGATCTCGGGGGCCCTCAATTTCCCCCGGCGGATTGCCACGACCTATCTGAATGCCGCCCTTTACAGGCTGCACAAGAACTTCTCAGATGCCCTTATCCATATTCTGAGGGAGAAAGGCCTCTCCGGTCCCCGCTATCTTCTGAAACCCGACGGTGGGACCATAGATCTGGACATGAGCATCCAGCGGCCTGCGCAGACCGCCCAGTCGGGTCCGGCAGCGAGCGTCATGGGGGCCCTGGCCCTGGACGGATGTGAAGGCGTCACACTGGTCCTCGACGTGGGAGGAACCACAACGGACATGTCAGTAGTGATCGATGGCACGCCGCTGCTCAAGCCCCTCGGCATCCGGTTAGGTCCTTATCAGACCCTGATCCGCTCTCTGCTGACCCATTCCATCGGGATTGGCGGGGACAGCGAGGTCCGCATGGCGCAAGACGGCAAACTCAAAATCGGGCCGGTTCGCAGAGGGGAACCTGCGGGCTTTGGCGGCCCGGCGCCGACTCCCACGGATGCGATGATTACCCTTGGTTTATTAGATGCAGGAAAGAGGGATGTCTCCAGGCTTGCCATGGAAAAAGTGGGGGAGACTGCGGGGTGGGACGGCGCTGCCACGGCCGAAAGGATCTTGCAGGGAATGGCTGAGGCCATTGCCGCATCTGCCAGGGCCTTTGTATACGACATCAATGCACAACCGGTCTATACCATCCATGAGGTCCTGGCGGATCAACGGGTCGAACCCACGTCGGTTCTCATTATCGGCGGGCCTGCGCCCCAGATTGCCGGGTATATCGGGAAGGCCTTGGGCCTGCCGTGCCGTTTTCCCCGGCATTACGGTGTGGCAAATGCCGTGGGCGCGGCCGTGGCCAGGGTTACTTCAGAGATCACCTTGCAGGCGGATACCCAGAGGGGCTCGGTGATTATCTCCGAAGCAGCTGTGGAAAATGACATCGACGCCGGCTTCACTATGGATCAGGCCATGTCCCTCGGCCGGGCAGTCCTTTGCCGGCAGGCTGCAATTAACGGGGCCGATGAAAAGGGGCTGGAAATCTCTATCCTCGAGAGACAGGCCTTCACCATGATAAGGGGCTACATGAGAACCGGCCGGAATATCCGTCTCAAGATGGGCATCACGCCTGGGCTCATCCCGGAATGGAAGAGAGGAGGCTGA
- a CDS encoding PAS domain S-box protein, which translates to MSGDEQYGSTGWGHRIKEENRGLREKLTSLRKELGSLQRELRNTWKLLDRVPGSLILVQQEKVLFANETACKETGYTRNELLSLEVSDLLDFDSVSSTLSFYQRQTRAQPASHQHETCLKTKGGQSLPAELRADKILYRGKTAILFHIISLDQRKAQEKRHTASANAEILLRMASGFRQELDRYRRLLQEDTPGNPGPGVYGNNAPTSCQGIAAIREKESRLSLRLQCLAKTEYDPSELTFVGLKELIETAVDIACPTTNTGSRPDALVTMNTFLRAPSSVYGCGRELQEAFANLILNAVEALPDGGDVYLTTEAHSGFAHIYIQDNGVGMPEAIIEKIFDPFFTTKDGTWRGLGLSLSRAIIDRHQGEISVVSQERRGSTFVVKLPLARDVASLVKRVTLRKGLRDAHILIIGDEGVLTDILYTLFKDKCDGVTVVSSDRDGLRLLQDTRIDLIIADQGAFANDTSRIARRIKELRPDLPVVLINADKMPGSWDMEGKTGADLTMARPIDLDRFLSQVALLMEKGGAPE; encoded by the coding sequence ATGAGCGGAGACGAGCAATACGGCTCAACGGGCTGGGGCCACCGCATTAAAGAGGAAAATCGTGGATTGAGGGAAAAACTCACCAGCCTTCGAAAGGAATTGGGAAGCCTGCAGAGAGAGCTTCGGAACACCTGGAAATTGTTAGACCGTGTTCCGGGCAGTCTCATCCTCGTTCAGCAGGAGAAGGTCCTCTTTGCCAATGAAACTGCATGCAAAGAGACAGGGTACACCCGGAACGAGCTGTTGTCCCTGGAGGTCTCTGATCTTCTGGATTTTGATTCGGTCTCCTCTACACTTTCCTTTTATCAGAGACAGACCCGGGCTCAGCCCGCTTCACATCAGCATGAGACCTGTCTGAAAACCAAAGGGGGTCAATCTCTGCCCGCCGAACTCCGGGCAGACAAGATATTGTACCGGGGGAAAACGGCCATTCTATTCCATATCATCTCCCTTGACCAAAGGAAGGCCCAGGAAAAACGGCACACAGCGTCCGCAAATGCGGAGATCCTTCTAAGGATGGCCTCCGGGTTCAGGCAGGAACTGGACCGGTACCGTAGGCTGCTCCAGGAGGATACCCCCGGAAATCCAGGCCCCGGCGTATATGGGAACAATGCCCCAACATCCTGCCAGGGGATCGCGGCGATAAGAGAAAAGGAGTCACGCCTCTCACTGCGCCTTCAATGTCTGGCCAAAACCGAGTATGACCCGTCGGAACTGACCTTCGTCGGTCTGAAGGAACTCATCGAGACAGCCGTAGACATCGCCTGTCCGACGACCAATACGGGATCCCGGCCAGATGCACTCGTCACGATGAATACCTTCCTGAGAGCTCCCTCCAGTGTCTATGGCTGCGGCCGGGAGTTGCAGGAGGCCTTTGCCAACCTTATCCTGAACGCCGTAGAGGCCCTCCCGGACGGGGGGGATGTGTATCTGACGACTGAGGCGCATTCCGGTTTTGCCCATATTTATATTCAGGATAATGGGGTGGGGATGCCCGAAGCAATCATCGAAAAGATTTTCGATCCCTTTTTCACCACCAAAGATGGGACTTGGAGGGGGCTCGGTCTGAGCCTCAGCCGCGCCATCATTGATCGCCACCAGGGAGAGATCAGCGTCGTCAGCCAGGAGCGGAGAGGCAGCACCTTTGTTGTTAAACTTCCCTTGGCCCGGGATGTTGCTTCACTTGTGAAGCGGGTGACCCTCAGAAAAGGGTTAAGGGATGCGCACATTCTCATCATCGGAGATGAGGGGGTCCTGACAGATATCCTTTACACCCTTTTTAAAGACAAATGTGATGGTGTCACGGTGGTCTCTTCGGATAGGGATGGTCTCAGACTCCTGCAAGACACGCGGATCGACCTGATCATAGCCGACCAGGGCGCCTTCGCTAACGACACGAGCAGGATCGCTCGCCGGATAAAAGAGCTGCGGCCGGACCTCCCCGTTGTCCTCATCAATGCCGACAAGATGCCCGGCTCATGGGACATGGAAGGAAAAACGGGCGCAGATCTGACCATGGCCAGGCCCATAGACCTGGACAGATTTCTCTCACAGGTAGCGCTTCTGATGGAAAAAGGGGGAGCCCCCGAATGA
- a CDS encoding AAA family ATPase, which produces MEKEGIFEAEKGDTGRIPNQRELEKELSDYLTKKYGNRIKIISPFIIPKKDEALTDGQNRGAADGTVTHFDMMPEELESYLHSFVVKQDQVKGVLATKVCTHFNRIKFNSEKDAGEKKRTGVGMIKNNVLMIGPTGVGKTYIIKLIAQKLGVPFVKGDATKFSETGYVGGDVEDLVRDLVYEANENIDLAENGIIYIDEVDKIASSQNLIGHDISRTGVQRALLKPMEETDVDLKVPHDPISQIQAIEHYRRTGKREKKVVNTRNILFIMSGAFGDLAEIIKKRLQKQGIGFEADVRPTEIPWEILKEVRAQDLIEFGFESEFVGRLPVVVVFDELTKEDLLEILGNPNNPIILSKRIDFRAYGIDIKFEDDALARIAEMAAEEKTGARGLVSAMEKVLIPFEKKLPSSTIRKFLVTPDIVKEPEAQLKMLLANPDDPERADRYEKARQHEHERIKQYLSDRVESLSKRCGLEISSNRMDLIAELYLINITEIDTAIEDFNTMYDQVKIEEASLMEKLEVTLAFDESAVDEIIGQAIRTGQEPGPLTFQLAKRLEYGLRLVKDRSGIDTFSISADAVKNMEGFINDLIKSTYREDPMAADLSK; this is translated from the coding sequence ATGGAAAAAGAAGGTATATTTGAAGCGGAAAAGGGCGATACCGGAAGGATTCCGAATCAGCGCGAACTCGAAAAAGAGTTGAGCGACTATCTCACCAAAAAATATGGCAACCGGATCAAGATCATCTCCCCATTTATCATCCCTAAGAAGGATGAGGCCCTGACCGACGGTCAGAACAGGGGCGCGGCAGATGGAACCGTAACCCATTTTGACATGATGCCTGAGGAGCTGGAATCCTACTTGCACAGTTTTGTGGTCAAACAGGACCAGGTCAAGGGGGTTCTGGCCACCAAGGTCTGCACCCATTTTAACAGGATCAAGTTTAACAGCGAAAAAGATGCCGGGGAAAAGAAAAGGACAGGCGTCGGCATGATCAAGAACAATGTCCTCATGATCGGTCCCACCGGCGTTGGAAAAACGTATATCATTAAACTCATCGCCCAGAAACTGGGCGTCCCTTTTGTAAAGGGGGACGCCACCAAATTCAGCGAAACCGGCTATGTTGGCGGAGATGTGGAAGACCTGGTCCGGGACCTCGTCTATGAGGCCAATGAAAATATCGACCTGGCGGAAAATGGGATTATCTATATCGATGAGGTCGATAAGATCGCTTCATCTCAGAATCTGATCGGTCACGATATTTCCAGAACCGGCGTACAGAGGGCGCTTCTCAAGCCGATGGAGGAGACCGATGTGGATCTCAAGGTCCCCCATGATCCCATATCCCAGATCCAGGCCATTGAGCATTACCGGCGTACCGGGAAGCGGGAAAAGAAGGTGGTCAACACCAGAAACATCCTGTTTATCATGAGCGGCGCCTTTGGTGACCTGGCGGAGATTATCAAAAAACGACTCCAGAAACAGGGAATCGGATTCGAGGCCGATGTGAGACCGACCGAGATCCCCTGGGAGATCCTGAAGGAGGTGCGGGCGCAGGATTTGATCGAATTCGGTTTCGAGTCCGAGTTTGTTGGCCGTCTTCCGGTGGTAGTGGTTTTCGATGAACTTACCAAGGAAGACCTCTTGGAGATCCTCGGAAATCCCAACAACCCCATTATCCTCAGCAAACGGATCGATTTCAGGGCCTATGGCATCGACATCAAATTTGAGGACGATGCATTGGCGCGGATTGCGGAGATGGCCGCCGAGGAAAAGACCGGCGCGAGAGGCCTGGTGAGCGCCATGGAAAAGGTCCTGATCCCCTTTGAGAAGAAACTTCCTTCATCGACTATTCGAAAGTTTCTGGTAACGCCGGACATCGTGAAGGAACCGGAAGCCCAGCTCAAGATGCTGCTGGCCAACCCGGATGATCCGGAACGGGCGGATCGTTATGAAAAGGCGAGACAGCATGAGCATGAAAGAATCAAACAATACCTCTCAGACCGGGTGGAAAGTCTCAGCAAACGATGCGGTTTGGAAATCTCTTCGAACAGGATGGATCTCATCGCAGAGTTATATCTGATCAACATCACAGAGATCGATACGGCGATTGAAGATTTCAACACCATGTACGATCAGGTCAAGATAGAAGAGGCCTCACTCATGGAAAAGCTTGAGGTAACGTTAGCGTTTGATGAGAGCGCCGTGGATGAGATTATCGGCCAGGCCATCCGGACCGGCCAGGAGCCCGGTCCCCTCACTTTTCAACTGGCAAAGCGGCTCGAATATGGTCTGAGGCTCGTGAAAGATCGATCGGGCATTGACACATTCAGCATCAGCGCCGATGCGGTTAAGAACATGGAAGGATTCATCAATGACCTGATCAAGAGCACCTATCGCGAGGACCCGATGGCAGCGGATCTTTCCAAATAG
- a CDS encoding histone deacetylase, with protein sequence MLHAVRRTGLVFFPAYDWAISPSHPEREERLLYTQDQVLEEGLLDIDGIIEYRVRPAGFEDIRRIHFCVPDEAAVTTESHLISAGGCLVAADAVLKGEVESAFALVRPPGHHAMRVVHGNRGFCNINNEAVMIEYIREKYGIRRVAIVDTDCHHGDGSQDIYWHDPNTLFISIHQDGRTLYPGSGFPHETGGPNAQGMTINIPLPPQTGEEGFLYVLEELVMPLLEKFEPELVINSAGQDNHFNDPITNMNFSARGYAALNARLRPDIAVLEGGYAVENALPYVNVGIIMAMAGMDTSCVKEPNYDTDYRPQPSEITGYIADLVDRLRGVFLEGGLKTVPCEEGEVVQRSRDIYYDTDNIHERQHEKIRCCKACPGAFSIASTSNRGQHILAVHVPLGACRACRDIGSAWFEEGTRGAFTHVYLQDRVRGVYEKT encoded by the coding sequence ATGCTCCATGCCGTGCGTCGAACAGGTCTGGTTTTTTTCCCCGCCTATGACTGGGCGATCAGCCCTTCCCACCCGGAACGGGAGGAGCGCCTGTTGTATACCCAGGATCAGGTTCTGGAAGAGGGGCTTCTGGACATCGACGGGATTATTGAATACCGGGTCCGGCCCGCCGGATTTGAGGACATCCGGCGCATTCACTTCTGCGTGCCCGATGAGGCCGCGGTCACCACGGAGAGTCACCTGATTTCTGCGGGTGGGTGTCTGGTGGCGGCTGATGCGGTGCTCAAGGGCGAGGTGGAGAGCGCCTTCGCCCTGGTGCGGCCGCCCGGTCATCATGCTATGCGGGTGGTTCACGGCAACCGGGGTTTCTGCAATATTAACAACGAAGCGGTCATGATCGAGTATATCCGGGAAAAATATGGAATCCGAAGGGTCGCCATTGTGGATACAGACTGCCACCACGGCGACGGGTCCCAGGATATCTACTGGCACGACCCCAACACCCTCTTTATTTCCATCCACCAGGACGGCCGCACCCTCTATCCGGGATCTGGATTTCCCCATGAAACAGGCGGTCCCAATGCACAGGGGATGACCATCAATATCCCTCTCCCCCCGCAGACCGGAGAAGAAGGCTTTCTATATGTGCTGGAAGAGCTGGTGATGCCCCTGTTGGAGAAATTCGAGCCGGAGTTGGTGATCAATTCTGCGGGACAGGATAACCATTTCAACGACCCCATCACCAACATGAATTTCTCGGCCCGGGGATACGCGGCCCTCAATGCCCGCCTGAGACCGGACATCGCCGTTCTGGAAGGGGGATACGCCGTGGAAAACGCCCTTCCCTACGTGAATGTAGGGATTATCATGGCCATGGCCGGAATGGACACATCCTGTGTAAAGGAGCCTAACTATGACACAGACTATCGGCCTCAACCGTCTGAGATCACGGGGTATATCGCAGATCTGGTGGACCGGCTGAGGGGTGTTTTCCTAGAGGGCGGGTTGAAAACGGTCCCCTGCGAGGAGGGGGAGGTCGTCCAAAGGAGCAGGGATATTTATTACGACACGGACAATATCCATGAGCGGCAGCACGAGAAGATCCGATGCTGCAAGGCGTGCCCGGGGGCCTTCTCTATCGCGTCCACCTCCAACCGTGGCCAGCATATTCTGGCGGTACATGTTCCCCTGGGGGCGTGCCGGGCATGTCGGGACATCGGGTCCGCCTGGTTTGAGGAAGGGACCCGGGGGGCGTTTACTCACGTATACCTGCAGGATCGGGTAAGGGGCGTGTACGAGAAGACCTGA
- the larE gene encoding ATP-dependent sacrificial sulfur transferase LarE has product MMNTTAARDKKNRLVSSLRKFDSLLVAFSGGVDSAFLLTVAREALGKKVAAATAVSPIHPRREQNDAVSFAGDRKIAHFLFKTNEMEIPEFIANHMDRCYHCKKALSKRLLQIAGEKSIGHVAHGANVDDLEDYRPGQRAAREAGIIAPLIDADLSKEEIRFLAKEMGLSEWDKPAMACLATRFPYGCPITEKGLGMVEAAEAFLSAQGFRGVRVRHHGPVARVEAASSEIHRIVREETRNAIVERLRKIGFDHVALDLEGYISGKMNRGIEELRD; this is encoded by the coding sequence ATGATGAATACAACAGCCGCGAGAGACAAAAAAAATCGTCTTGTCAGTTCCTTGAGGAAGTTCGATTCCCTGCTGGTGGCGTTTTCCGGCGGTGTGGACAGTGCATTCCTTTTGACTGTCGCCCGGGAAGCCCTGGGGAAAAAGGTGGCGGCGGCTACGGCAGTCTCCCCCATTCACCCCCGGCGGGAGCAGAATGACGCCGTCAGTTTTGCAGGAGACAGAAAGATTGCGCATTTTCTCTTTAAAACAAATGAAATGGAGATCCCGGAATTCATAGCCAACCATATGGACAGATGCTATCATTGTAAAAAAGCGCTCAGCAAAAGACTCCTTCAGATCGCCGGAGAAAAGTCGATAGGCCATGTGGCACACGGCGCCAATGTGGATGATCTGGAAGATTATCGTCCTGGGCAGAGGGCTGCCAGGGAAGCCGGGATCATCGCCCCCTTGATCGACGCAGACTTGTCCAAGGAGGAGATCCGTTTTCTGGCGAAAGAGATGGGTCTTTCCGAATGGGACAAGCCTGCCATGGCGTGTCTCGCCACCCGGTTTCCTTATGGATGCCCTATTACTGAAAAGGGACTCGGAATGGTTGAAGCAGCTGAGGCATTCCTTTCAGCCCAGGGGTTCAGGGGCGTTCGAGTCAGGCATCACGGCCCTGTTGCAAGGGTAGAGGCGGCTTCTTCGGAGATACATCGGATAGTAAGGGAGGAAACAAGGAACGCCATTGTGGAGAGGCTCCGAAAAATCGGTTTTGATCATGTTGCCTTGGACTTGGAGGGATACATATCCGGAAAGATGAACCGGGGGATAGAGGAATTGCGGGATTAG